The following proteins are co-located in the Acropora palmata chromosome 11, jaAcrPala1.3, whole genome shotgun sequence genome:
- the LOC141896865 gene encoding meiosis-specific with OB domain-containing protein-like, whose amino-acid sequence MTFNGFGTQATWPDGTGFSAPNGENISGRTSIRDLCHGMNNCNLLGLVVAKQPLHSFPDRKNPGREKSHFFFTLRDSPTDFVNVNCWGSENYIDSLTKSFRINDIVEVRNPQIQDKQNSESEQKWRPWTPSPYQLHVSETHSSVNLFSGWDTSELDRISHIPIKTSNDFYTLGDIIANDQSLHGEHVNIQAVVKSVGQAKDIITKTGKHVRRCEVQLFDETCLSFSLVIWDEDTIELAQTWVPKDIILFIADVKVTFDDFKKCMIATCDHKTIITANPNTTEARHLYNYAQSLELLDDPLNNQELSTEGLDLNSITDVYNIQQLKKLMKDPDVSTQQLPTFGILYAFVTSFDIDRENKPIIASRCSVCNQRVTLLSESCANPECVACVNPGCSSSIKTQFEFGISLSDFTGTIENCRLSEKCAEDMFGCRATDLVQWSLPRMTELKVQFLLEKCKVLFKLTTSNRPASIQKKWIRVLSCTLADPEEAAESLSLLAC is encoded by the exons atgaccTTCAACGGGTTTGGTACACAAGCTACTTGGCCAGATGGTACAGGATTTTCGGCTCCTAATGGGGAAAATATCAGTGGCCGAACTTCCATTCGAGATCTTTGCCACGGAATGAATAACTGC AACTTATTGGGACTCGTTGTAGCCAAGCAACCGCTTCACTCATTCCCAGACAGGAAAA ACCCCGGAAGAGAAAAAAGTCACTTCTTTTTCACGCTGAGAGACTCGCCTACTGACTTTGTTAATGTAAATTGCTGGGGAAGTGAAAATTACATCGATAGCCTTACTAAATCCTTCAGGATAAACGACATAG TGGAAGTAAGAAACCCACAAATTCAAGACAAGCAGAACAGTGAATCTGAacaaaaatggcggccatGGACACCAAG TCCCTATCAGCTACATGTTAGTGAAACGCACTCATCTGTAAACCTGTTCAGTGGCTGGGACACGAGTGAGTTAGACAGAATCTCCCACATACCCATCAAGACCAGCAATGATTTCTACACCTTGGGCGATATAATAGCAAATGATCAGAGCCTCCATGGAGAGCACGTTAACATCCAAGCTGTAGTCAAGAGT GTTGGGCAGGCAAAGGATATCATCactaaaacaggaaaacatGTCAGGAGATGTGAAGTACAGCTTTTTGATGAAACATGTCTGTCTTTCTCGCTTGTCAT atgGGATGAAGATACAATTGAACTGGCTCAAACTTGGGTGCCTAAGGACATAA ttctttttaTTGCAGATGTAAAAGTAACATTTGATGACTTTAAGAAGTGCATGATTGCTACTTGTGatcacaaaacaataataaccgCTAATCCAA ATACAACGGAAGCGCGCCATCTCTACAACTACGCACAATCCCTGGAACTTTTAGACgatcccttaaacaatcaggAACTATCAACAGAAGGGCTTGACC TAAACAGCATTACAGATGTATACAACATTCAACAACTCAAGAAGCTGATGAAAGACCCAGACGTCAGTACTCAACAGCTGCCAACATTTGGCATTCTTTATGCATTTGTAACCTCATTTGACATTGACAGAGAGAACAAGCCTATAATAGCTTCTCGATG TTCTGTGTGCAACCAAAGGGTGACTCTTCTCAGCGAGTCATGCGCAAACCCAGAGTGTGTCGCATGCGTGAATCCGGGATGCAGTTCTTCAATCAAGACGCAATTTGAGTTTGGGATTTCTCTTTCCGACTTCACGGGAACCATAGAAAATTGCAGGCTTAGCGAAAAGTGTGCAGAGGATATGTTCGGATGCAGA GCAACTGATTTGGTTCAGTGGTCCTTGCCTCGAATGACAGAGCTAAAAGTGCAGTTTTTGCTGGAGAAATGTAAAGTTTTATTCAAG ctGACGACATCTAATCGTCCGGCAAGCATCCAAAAGAAATGGATAAGAGTGCTATCCTGCACTTTGGCTGACCCAGAGGAGGCTGCGGAGTCCCTCAGTTTGTTGGCTTGTTGA